A stretch of Gadus chalcogrammus isolate NIFS_2021 chromosome 9, NIFS_Gcha_1.0, whole genome shotgun sequence DNA encodes these proteins:
- the LOC130389349 gene encoding calcitonin-1-like, producing MVVLKISVFLVAYTLVICQMYCSQAAPARPGMESMSERVTLTDYEARRLLNAIVKEFVQMTAEEMDQQAVEGNSMDRPLTKRCSNLSTCVLGKLSQELHKLQTFPRTNVGAGTPGRKRSVPAGDGYASYGDTFDSI from the exons ATGGTGGTGCTGAAGATCTCCGTGTTTCTGGTGGCCTACACCCTGGTCATCTGCCAGATGTACTGCTCACAGGCTGCTCCCGCCAG ACCGGGCATGGAGTCCATGAGCGAGCGCGTGACCCTCACCGACTATGAGGCACGGCGGCTCCTCAACGCCATCGTCAAAGAGTTCGTCCAGATGACAGCGGAGGAGATGGACCAgcaggcggtggagggaaaCAG CATGGACAGACCCCTAACCAAGCGCTGCTCCAACCTCAGCACCTGCGTGCTTGGCAAACTGTCCCAGGAGCTGCACAAGCTGCAGACCTTCCCCCGCACTAATGTGGGCGCGGGGACGCCCGGGAGGAAGCGCAGTGTGCCCGCCGGCGACGGCTATGCAAGCTACGGCGACACGTTTGACAGCATCTAG